The genome window TATTTTGAATATTCTAGATCCCATATTTTTCTACCATTGCTTTTGCTTTAGAGATATAGGCATTCATGGCGTCCTCCTTTGATAAACCTGCAAAGGAAAGTAGGAGTCATTATCTTTCCTCATTTGTCGTCCTATAAACATGACTACATCATGTAAATTTAATTGGTGTAACACCTTTTTTCAGGTTCCAAGCTTCCCATTTGGCTTTGCCTTTCAAATCTAGCATTCCTGGACattctgcaaaaataaatgcatacctTTGATTATCATGCAGATTTACACAACATTTGCTTAATTTCATCAAGACAGGGGAGTAAATGCAAAGTATATATAGGAATAGGGATACCTATATTAATATCTCCAACAGTAGCCTGTTTGTAGAATCCATATAGTTCCTTCAGTTCTTCATCAGTtggtcttgtttttaatttttttacatctTCTGCAGCACCGTCAAAGTCATCCTGATGAAAGAACAGAAAGCGTTACTTTTCCTCTCAAGGGGTAGGCTTGAAATATTAAGTGTAGCACACACTAGTATCATTAGATACTCTCAGTTACTACTTATTTGGGTTTATGGTAAGTCTAGGCATATTCCCATGAAAGAAGCTTAATAAAACCCTAAGTTATTAGAAAAGGAACTAGGCCTACTTAGCTGATAGGTCAGTACTGCTAAAATAAgtaaacctcttttttttccaacaatTTTACATCTAAACACATGGAACCATTACAGTCTGTCTAGTGTCAGGATATTTACAGATATATCCGTGCAAGCAGCCTATACAATGAATGTAGTGTATATGTCTTTCAGTCGCACTGGGGGTACAAGGGCGTTCATTGAAGTTTACACCCCAGCAGTAATCTCCGAAACCTTTTGGCCCTGACTGCACGGCAGAGCTCGAACACCCTCTGGGGGGTGCTGCCCACTTCCCCCCTCATTTCCACTTCTCTGCTGACAGTGCAGTAGGTGACCAAGAGTTGGCACGGAGGTACCTCACAGAGATGAGCAGTGCTACTGCCAGGACCACCTTCAACACCCAACTCTCAAACACAGTGGAGCacaaaagtgaaatataaattTACTCCTTTCATCATTATGCATCCCGCAATCACATCAACCCAAGGCTACAGCTGTTGTTAGCCGCAATCACTGCTCAGgttgggctgggcaaccaattcactggGCTCAGgttgggctgggcaaccaattcactgggtggggtggtgagagtgacttgtgttatATTACTTTACCTTGtacattcttttaccattattacgGTAAATACCATTATTATGGTAAAAGGGATGGTATTAAGGTaaaagggaagggatgccatccagagggaccttgacaggcttgagaagtgggcctgtgcgaacctcatgaagttcaacaagaccaagtgcaaggtcctgcacctggcttggggcaatcccaaacacaagtacaggctgggcggagaatgggttgagagcagccctgccgagaaggacttgggggtgctggtggatgagatgctggacatgagctggcaatgtgtgctcacagcccagaaagccaaccacatcctgggctgcatcaaaagaagcacggccagccagtcgagggaggtgattctatccctctgctctgctctcgtgagacctcacctggagtactgcatccagctctggagcactgcatccagctctggagcactgcatccagctctggagcccccaacataagaaagacatggacctgttggagcagtttcagaggagggccacgaagatgacgaTCAGAGAGCCAGAACACCTTCTCTATGAATAAAGGCCGAGAGAGTCATAGCTGTTCATtctggagaatagaaggctctggggagaccttattgtggccttacagtacctaaagggggcctacaagaaagctggggagggactccttatcagggagcgtagtgatgggacaaggagtaatggtttttaactgaaagagggtagatttagattaaatattaggaagaaattctttactgtgagggtggtgagacactggaacaggttgcccagggaagttgtggatgccccatccctgaaagtgttcaagacCCAGTTGGGTGGGGATTTCAGCaatgtggtctagtgggaggtgtccctgcccacggccagggggcttggaactagatgatctttaaggtcccttccaacccaaaccattcgatgatgatgataatgatgatgatgattgttattttcctttttctgttactgttctattaaactgtctttacctcaacccaggtttttttccttttccgttccctctcctctctcctctcttttctcctcttctttccccttttctttcctctcctctccaaaaCTCAAAACGCCCAGAATATGTTGTACATAATTTAGATAAACCAAAGTATGTGCTCCAGACTACATATAAAAGCTGAATCAATAATGTTGAAATGACTTTACAGCATctcttctcagcttttttttttttgtttccatgtaCTCtattgtttactttaaaaaaataatcagcattctAGCAGGAATTAAACTGATcatgaaaactattttaattgaAGTAACTGGATTTACTTAGCTTGGAATAGAATTAAAAATGGATTGTATGTCAACAAAagctcttttgtttctttgttctggataatgaaaatataaatattttcttctacaaaTTTCAATATCAGaaatattaaatctgtttattcCTGAAAGGCTAGAAAACTGGAGTACAAGCTTTCTCACCTCAGTTAAAGAGTAAATTGTTAAACATTTCATAAAGTGTCTTCTGTCGTCAATTCATCGAAGAGTTTAAGTAACATCTGAATGGGCTGATTGGCTCTGTTTGAAACACAAACTGAAATCTTCACTCTGACTTGCAGCTAAACTGTTCCCCTTAGAAGCCTGACAAAATACAAATTTCACAGATGGTACCCTACAAATAGTGACACTGCTTTAAGTAAATCTTGGAAAGTACATGGAGGGCCCCATTTAAAAAGTAGCCATATTAGCAGTTTAAGGATTTAAACtgaataataaaagcaaaaatttccCAAAACCCACTTCAAGCATCATTAAAGCATCTAGCTGTTACCAACTAACTAAGCCTAAGGATTTCCTCTGTTCTTTCCATAACTCTACCTTACGTCTGATCATCTTTTGCTTATTAATGGGAGGGGTCCCACCACAGGAAAGAAACTCAAGAACAGAACACGACACTTAATAGCAAACACTTTTCAGGACTGTATGAGGGTTAAGGGGTATTCAATAGCATGCACGGGGTCCTCAACCTTCACAATATATAGTGACCTTTTCATAAAGTTATGTCAATATTGTGAGGCCTTTTCTAACCTGTACAGGGTGGCGTTTTGTAGTCTGAAAGCAAGGGTGTATCTTCTCACAGccataaaacaaacattttgaaaTTATCTTAAAGTAATAAGCTCTGTGGAGCAGGAGCttatgcaatttaaaaaagaggaaagtgcTCTGGCAAGttagcaaaacaaaataatatcAGTTTGATTTAATGTTCTAGATTAGCAATAGTGACATTAATAACGATGTAGATTCCGTACTTATTCATAAGAACTCCAGATATGTATCTTCATGAATGGATGGTTTTGCTGTCTTGATGGTGCTAAAGTATCTCCAGGTACAGGTCAGGACACACAGTTCTAGTATTTGCCACAAAGTTCAAGTCAATTAGTTTTTGTTCTTCTAAAACCCCTTTAAATTGCAGGTGTTaacaggaaataattaaatatagaAACACGTTGTGAATGTAATTTTACAAGAATGAAAATCCTTATATTTCAGGTCAAATCAGTAAATGATAAAACTTTAGAAATCTGTCAGCTGGCCAGTTTTCATGATGCACGCAGTACTACAATCTGATCCCTAAGGAATTCCTGCTGCGAAATCCTTGTACCAAGGCTGAACTGCCACGGTTGCAATAGCTGTGGCTACAAACAggtatttcagatattttaattttttatttaaatactaaatCTGCTGAACAGCAGTTAAGTAAAGAACGGGACAAGGAAACTCTGCTAATTACTCTGTAAGCTTTGACATTAGAACTTCGCTGGACTTTATGAAGTTTACAGCTCAAGTTGTAACAGTATTTCCCTTAGGATCAGTTGTTAGGCTACTGTGAAAACACTGTATTCTCTACATCTACTTGTTCTGGATGCCATAGAAGAAAAATTCatccaaaaaagaaaatcctaatcTCAGATTTGATTGGAGAAATCAATTCTTTCTCCAGAAATGATGGCTTTGGTACCTTCTAGCTTAGgtgcaaacaaaaacattttgcatcATGCATCATTCAATCCTTGGTTTATCCGAGATGTTCAAAAGAGAAGTATCTTTGGCCATAACAGAAAAGAACAGTGCTTTAGTTACTAATCACAGTCCATGGTTCATATGTTCTTCTTGCAAGCAATACAATAAAGTCCTCACTATGAGGTATTCCTAATAGTTGTAATATTAATATTTGCTTTCATGAAAgacttgcaatttttatttttcttattatgcagaactttcttttgttctccttcTGTAGTATAACTGTACTTAATTTCCTCCAACCACCTGAAACGCTTCAGCAACTTCAGATGTtaaactcatttttaatttttcaccaaAAATTGCCAAGGGCCATAGAAAGTAAGTAAATATCACTTTGCTttcagaagcaaaaccagaaaggtgAACACAGACATTTGAGGCCAGCAAGCCGCCAACAGCACAGGGAGAGAATTGAGGGCCTTGGGGCACGAGTGCGCTGCCCTGTGCCTTAGGCACAGCGTGGGCACCGTCTGCCTGGGAGCACGGGCGCAGACAGACACCTTGCTATAAGCTAAACAGGACTCTGAACTCACAGCACTTGTGAGACTGTTCATATGACTTTTTATCTCACTATATACCTTGACAGATAGGCAGCTTACCCCTCCATGAAAGTACACCTGGTCCACTTCGTGCTTACCTCAGGGCAGGAGCAAGGACATCGGCACGTACTGCAGAGGAATTCACATGCTCTGAATTTCCGTCCCGTCTTACCCCAGAATCACTCCAGACATGCCATGCTGCTGCGCAGTGCTTCAGGCACCGCAGCATTAGGACACGAAGGAGTTTTATACTTGGGTACCAAAACTATAGTCTAATTCCGCAAAACCACATGTCCACATATGCACTaagaacagtatttttaatagaTGTGTAGCATTTATTATGGAGAAGCGCTCAATGAGGGGAAACAAAATCAGCAATGCAACTAACTtatcactgaattaaaaatagtGTGCAAAAGAAACTGGAATTGTACGTCTTTGACGTCCTAAAAGCAATGTGACATTCTTGACTACACCTAGCACTGACTCACAGACATCTCTCAATATTATCTATAcacataaaaacaaaagcagcattcaTGCTCTGTTAACAGTAAGATTAAGAAGTGGTatcaataataaaacaaaactgagttGTCACAATCAGTTAAAAGTTTAAATAAGTTTTATCTTCATCTTTATACTGGGGCCACTACTGCATGTGAGCCTCTGCCAGCATTGATGTACAAGGACCATTCAAGTCAGTGGAAATCTTCCACATGCCTTAAATTGTATTCTGATCTAAACTTCACAGTAAGAATGAATTAGAAGCATTGTTAGGCTTGTACAAGACAAAAGATaactcaaaaaaataaattaagaaaggaAACCATTAAGTTAATAAGCTGCTTATCTTCATATACTTTTATTCTATTTGGTTCTATAGGCAAGTATCACAAgataactgttttaaaaatatgcaaatgcaTATCTTACACAgcaagaaatacacagaaatgaaatttaaatactCAACATTTCTTTCCTCATCTCCCTCTTGCCAACCATTGTGCACAGACTGTTGCTTAGGATTTGCTTGCTTACACAACATGCTTAGGAGTGgcctataaaaatattatttccttttaatcatATGCCAATAAAATTCCCTTTAACTCCTCAAATTAGAAGCATAAGTATATATACAGACATtaacatacacatatacacatgcatTAAAGATAAATACACAAATCATCAGACTATTATCATATACTcccttttttgaaagaaaaaagcttgaatGAATTCGTCATTTACAGCAGAATATTCTACCAGTTTGCAAAACTTATACATCTTTTCCAGCCTCCCTGATGAAAACATTATTGTATTCATTTTGTTCTCATTCCCATACAGCTtgattcaattaatttttatggGTATGGATGGTAGCTGTCAACCAAagcgacagtggatagaaaaccTATATAGTGTCTAACGCAGAATGTGTAGGATATTGTCATATTTCAACCACTGATTTTTGTGTGAAAGTATAACTGTGTACAGCAATGGCATATCATGCTGCACTCACCTCTTTCTGCTTAATCATCAGGCTAATAAACTTATTTTCTAGAGTGAATTCAAGGCAGAATAAAACAAACTATAATTTCAGTGATCACTAATTAAACAAAGGTGGTGTTATGTTTGGGATTTGGCAATTCTGACCCACTGAAGAAATAGGATTCTTCCTCTTAGCTGTAAAACACCACAATGAAACCCCTGTGCTGTTGGACATAATTGCAGCTCAGAAGAAAATTGCTGAGCTACTGGCAATACACTCCCTGCATCTAGGTCAGAGCATTATGTTGCTCACTCTTTGCAAAACACGCACACTAACCAAGCTGCAACAGACATTATAATGAGACCAGGATAAAAGGGCTTGCAAATCTTGAAGTGAAACGGATAATAGAAAGcctaatgaagaaaaacagcctAATCCATCAGGGCATGGGAAAGACAAGGGACGTATTCATAGTTTGCTACAAAGGTAGGAGGCTAAAAGCCAGCAATGAAGATAATTTCCTCAGTAACTATTTAAATCTATAGTCAGAGAGAAGGTAGAAGGAAGCCCTCTCTAGCCAGAAGGTAGAAAGTATAAACTTTCCTACCAAAACACTAGTCCACCAAAATGTACCACTCCAAAGACGCACGcaccttaaaaaaatacacacaacTCCCTTAAAAATTACTCATGCTTCCCAAACACACATATACCACTGCTTCAGTGTTAGAAGATTCCCTTGTCCTTTTATAGTTCCAAGTAACTAGCTagatcataaaaaaataaatatgtgtcTACCTTTCAATACATAATCCAGTCCTAGCAAACTCAGATgcacacataaaaaaataataattcaggcATGCTGAAACATGTAAGGCTCCAAAAAATTACATGACCCATGAATCGTTCAAAATAAGCAGCATGTCTCTCTCCACTTGCAAGAAGTAATGCATTATTTAACCTCCAGAGGCTTAGGGAAATTTCCCGTGCCGCAAGGTAACCTTGATTTTGCAGTAATAATCCTTATGCTGAAGAAATACTGCTGTCTCCGACACGGCATTGCGCAGACGGACAGTGCATCAGTGCAtccctccctctcttctcctcGCCTCTCTGTCTCACCAGACGCAGAACCGCTTACCTGGAGAGTCATGATGCTGCGAGGATGCCCAGGGAACGGTCTCGCTCCTTCTCTGGCGGGGAAAGCGGCTCTTCTGCCTCTCGGCTCCTGTGGCGCGAGCGTGGCGGCGGGGGACGTGCTCCACGGAGGGCGATGGGCTGGCTACGAGTGACCTCAGCTCGCCCGCCGCAGCAAAGCCACGCCGTGGCAGGACGCGGGGGCTCACTCCCCCTGCACCTCTCAGGACCTGCGGGGACAAACGAGCCACTGTGAatggtggggaagggatggaggggccATTAAGCCCACACTAGTTTCTTCAGGAAGCCTGAGCTCATTTCCATACCCTTGAGGATTAGGCCGCCAGCCTGAGAGCAGAAATACAGCAAGATTTCCAAGCCGTTTGTTTGAAAAAGGAATTTCTGGAGTGATCTGAACCGCAGTCAGCCCACTTACTGCTACTGTTCCTTCCGCtacagcccctgcccctgcccagccctgcccgggacCTCGcaccctccagctgcagctctgaaaaACATGCGAGTCACCCTGAGGAGACCACACACAAGCAGTTACATACACAAAATACCTTGAGAATGCTGATTTTTAATTTGGTCTactaaatacagaataaaaaaccccagtattAAATGAATGGATAAACTAACCTAAAACTGTAaccattaaaggaaaaaaaaatatccttactTATCTATCAATTCATAAATTATTTATACTCATGCCTCCATACATTTATATTCATCATTCCTTGAGCGTGATTTAATGACAATACTATATGCTTCAGCATTTTTAAATCCACTAACATCCATAAACCCACGGAAAAAGAGTGTTTCCCCTCAGCTTAAATCCAGGTTAAATTAAGCCAGGAGTTAACGAGAAAACAAACCAAGTAAATTTCGGtaaataaaaggatattttttaaaaaagtgaaaccaAGTCCATCAGCTTGTCTCCAAAACCACGAAGCGTCGATGCAGAGTTTTTGGCGGGGGAAGTCCTGCTCTGTCAGGGTACAGGCGGCCATGCACGACCACATTGTGCACTAAGGCGAACATAGAAACTGAGCGTGTTTGTGAAGATTTGTTAATGGTTCACAGCAGACTGTGGGAAACACTGGCCATAACCAGTTCTCACCTGTCATCTTGTCAGCCATGGAATACGATGTATGTGCCCAGTATGTCACCTATAAAACAGCAGTGAGAGACGCCCCTATTGCTGGGAAGTCCCTATAGAGCACCCGTTGACCTGACTTGGCCATGATTTCATCAGTACAACGAAGTGGATCCGCTACCACCTACAGAACAACTTATGGCACCATTCAAAGTGAGGAAACACCAGCCCTAAATCTGCGGCGGGACCCGCCAGCTACGGGCTTCTACCGTCGGCGTTTCACGCCGCCTCCCACCAGAGGCCATCGCGCCCTTTCTCCGCCCGGCGCCGCCCGCAGCCAGGGACACGGGTGTTGGTGGCTCCGCTCCACACCGTGACCGGCCGGGCACTCCTctggctgccctccctccctcgccgCCCTCCGCCGGGCCAGCTCCGTAGCGGGAGGACCGGCTGAGGGCGGCCGGAGGGGGGCGGCCGTGCCGGCGCAGAGGCGGGCCCCGGGCAGCGCTgaggggcggagcggggccgggccacGCTGGGCGCCGACGCGCTGCGGCCGACTGCGTGTGCCCGGGGTCCGGCGGAGGCCTTGGCGGAGGTAGGGCTCGCCGACGGCGGGAGTGGGGCGGTTGTGGCCAGGGCTCTGCAGTCGGGCGGGGGAGACCGGTCCgctcccgcggcggcggcagcctgggcccggcccggcccggcccggcccgcagcgGCTCCGCGGGCGCGTATGGGCCCGGCGgccgcgggaggcggcggggccctgGCCCTCAGCGACCCGCCGGTGCCTTTTCCGTGTGTTCTGCTGGAGCCGCCGTTCATCGGGCCGTTCATCCCGCGGCCCTTCGCCGCTTCCCGGagccggcgcggggcgggcgcggagggAAGCGCTTGGCGGGACTCCCGAGGGGGGGGCGGCGTCTCCCGCTTTTCCTTCCGCAGGAAgcggcttggggaggggggggggtcgtGACGGTGGTGCCAGGTGGAAGAGTCGAGTCCGTCCTTTTTTTTGTCCTCGTTGCTGTGTTTCCTCCTATTCCTGCATGCTCGTTCTCCTCAGTAGTGcccattttaaaaagagaaattcagtCTTTCAACTGTGAAATCTCTCttgttttgtctccttttttcatACACAAGTCTGTTGCTTACTTTGCTCGATACCCACTGTAAAAGGTCATCAGAGCAACCCTaattgaaagcttttaaaaattatagccaaaaaattttattttttttttagcctgtcaTAAGCTCCCATTTCTAACTCAGTCACACAtaagatttcatagaatcatagaatcttcatggttggaaaggacctttgagatcaagtccaaccatacacacaccaaaaaaaaccaacgaccccccccccccagacaaccaacctacaatctgcccttcagagcatgccctgaagtgccacatctagacgtttcttaaacacctctagggatggtgactcaaccacctccctgggcaggctgttccagggcctgaccactctttcagtaaagtagttcttcctaatatctaacctaaacctcccctgccgcaacttcagaccatttcctctggtcctgtccttattcacctgggagaagaggccaacacccacctctctccaacctcctttcaggtagttgtagagggcaatgaggtctcccctcagcctcctcttctccaagctaaacatgcccagctccctcagcctctcctcatatgactgggtctccagagccctcaccagcctggtagctctcctctggacatgctccagcacctcaatgtccctcctgtacagaggggcccagaattTCTAGCGGTCGTTTCCATTCTTTGCTTGTTTCCACTTTTTTGGTTGTTGCCACTGTGCTGGTAAGCCAAAGGGATTGGATACCTGCGTGGACGATAGCTCCATAAAGGGCTAATCAAACCAGTCGGCAGATCTCGGTCCATCTCGCATCCCTGAAGCACCCGCTCCAGGTGTCGGGAGCAGAGGGGAACAGGGGACCCTGCCCTCCCCAAACCGCTTCTCTGCTTCCCTGGCCTGGGTGGACCATCGCCTGGGTGGACCATCGCCTGGGTGGCCCTGCAGGGCATTTCACAGGTTCTTCTGGGAGAAGGACACAGtgcttttttgttgtattttgaaaTTTAGTCAGTTTTACTGCCCTCTGGAAACAACTTCCATGGTTTTGACTCTCATTGTGGATGACAGGTTCACAGTTCGCGTTGCATTGATACAGCTCCCTTCAATGGGTTTCTCTTGCTGGCTCCCAGATGagggtttaactgagggaaaaTCCCTCTGGATCGATGTTGCTTTATGGCAGTACATATTCTTGGGGGAATTTCAGTGAAGATGGagttcgtctttttttttttctttttatatcaagGTAGCTTGCTGCCAGTACACAGAGATCTGACTGGACTAGCAAAATGTTATTTTGCGAATGTCTAAAGGCTACTGCTCCAGAGACGTACATAAACGCTATCCATATGCCTGCTTGGGCAGCTAGGAAACAGGAGGGAGTCATGTCATATATTTCTCCTGATTTGAGCTCCTCTTAATCTGTAAGGTGGGCTGTGCAGCAATGAAGGTATTACTAGCTGGGCAAGGAGATGGTGAATAGTGACCCAAGCCAGGACTAGGGGGACTGACTGGGTTACCAGGACTCGTAATCGGGCCTGCCGTCATGTCTTCACTGTTCCTCTGGACTAGATCAATCAGAGATAGAACAATTATCCTTTCTCTGctcctgtttcatttttctcatccCTAAAGGCATGGTCTAGGTGCCACATGAGTAAAAGACCCCTTCTGGACTTCCTGGAGGCCTGTAGAGGATTGCCTTCCTTCACTGAAAGCATGCATTATAGAGTCTGTGGATTTCTATCATACCTTCTAAATGCAGACAAACACAAGACATGGATTAAAGAAGTAAAAGGCAAacttaaagtttaaaaaatgctaaataaattcAGGAACTTGGAGCTTGTTTCAAGTTGTGATTCTGGGGCGGGTGGGGGTGTCACACTTTAGGAATACTGCTACAATGCAGCTGCACAACAGTTAAAATTGAGTGGTCCTACAAGTTgtggttcttttttgtttttaaatctgtaatACCACCAGCTGCTTTTGTTCAGTTTTAGAAGGGTCTCTGGTCAGTGGTGTTACCTTGCTGTCCagtctgctgggtttttttttatttatttaggaagaaaaaaaaaggcagcacagcCTGTGGCTTGTGGGAGATTTGTTAAGGATTAGCACTGAGCAAATGGGAGGAGGGTGATAGTTGCCAGT of Rissa tridactyla isolate bRisTri1 chromosome 2, bRisTri1.patW.cur.20221130, whole genome shotgun sequence contains these proteins:
- the ACBD7 gene encoding acyl-CoA-binding domain-containing protein 7; protein product: MTLQDDFDGAAEDVKKLKTRPTDEELKELYGFYKQATVGDINIECPGMLDLKGKAKWEAWNLKKGLSKEDAMNAYISKAKAMVEKYGI